From the genome of Lepidochelys kempii isolate rLepKem1 chromosome 17, rLepKem1.hap2, whole genome shotgun sequence, one region includes:
- the CCT6A gene encoding T-complex protein 1 subunit zeta has translation MSAVKALNPKAEVARAQAALAVNISAARGLQDVLRTNLGPKGTMKMLVSGAGEIKLTKDGNVLLHEMQIQHPTASLIAKVATAQDDITGDGTTSNVLIIGELLKQADLYISEGLHPRIVTEGFEAAKEKALEVLEKVKVTKEMDRETLVDVARTSLRTKVHAELADILTEAVVDAVLAIRKPDEPIDLYMVEIMEMKHKSETETALIRGLVLDHGARHPDMKKRVEDAYILTCNVSLEYEKTEVSSGFFYKSAEEREKLVKAERKFIEDRVNKIIDLKKRVCGDSNKGFIVINQKGIDPFSLDALAKEGIVALRRAKRRNMERLTLACGGMAMNSVDDLTADCLGHAGLVYEYTLGEEKFTFIEKCDNPRSVTLLIRGPNKHTLIQIKDAVRDGLRAVKNAIEDGCVVAGAGALEVAIADALVKHKPNVKGRAQFGVQAFADALLIIPKVLAQNSGYDPQETLVKVLAEYAGSGQLIGVDLNTGEPMVAATAGIWDNYNVKKQLLHSCTVIASNILLVDEIMRAGMSSLKG, from the exons ATGTCGGCGGTGAAGGCGCTCAACCCTAAGGCCGAGGTGGCCCGGGCCCAGGCGGCGCTGGCCGTCAACATCAGCGCGGCCCGGGGACTGCAGGACGTGCTGCGGACCAATCTGGGCCCCAAGGGCACCATGAAGAT GCTGGTGTCCGGGGCTGGAGAGATCAAGCTTACCAAGGATGGCAACGTGCTGCTTCACGAGATG CAAATACAACACCCAACAGCCTCCTTGATAGCAAAAGTAGCAACAGCACAGGATGACATCACTGGAGATGGTACCACTTCAAATGTTCTGATCATTGGAGAGCTGCTGAAGCAGGCGGATCTCTATATTTCCGAG ggcTTGCACCCTAGAATAGTCACCGAAGGATTTGAAGCTGCAAAGGAAAAAGCACTTGAAGTTTTGGAGAAAGTCAAAGTAACCAAGGAGATGGACAGGGAGACACTTGTGGATGTTGCCAGAACGTCCCTGCGTACTAAAGTTCATGCAGAACTTGCTGATATCTTAACAGAG GCTGTAGTAGATGCTGTTTTGGCAATCAGAAAACCAGATGAGCCTATTGACCTCTACATGGTTGAGATTATGGAGATGAAGCACAAATCGGAAACTGAAACAGC gctGATTAGAGGACTTGTTTTGGACCATGGTGCTCGTCATCCGGACATGAAGAAAAGAGTGGAAGATGCTTACATCCTTACTTGCAATGTATCACTAGAATACGAAAAAAC agagGTGAGCTCGGGATTCTTCTATAAGAGtgcagaagaaagagagaagttAGTAAAAGCTGAGAGAAAATTCATTGAAGACAGAGTGAACAAAATCATAGATTTGAAAAAGAGAGTCTGTGGTGATTCAAATAAAGGATTTATTGTGATCAATCAAAAG GGAATTGACCCATTTTCCTTGGATGCACTTGCAAAAGAAGGAATAGTAGCTTTGCGCAGAGCAAAAAGGAGGAACATGGAGAG ATTGACACTTGCTTGTGGTGGTATGGCTATGAATTCTGTGGATGACCTCACTGCTGACTGTTTGGGGCATGCTGGTCTTGTCTACGAGTATACACTG GGTGAAGAGAAGTTTACCTTCATTGAGAAGTGTGACAACCCTCGCTCTGTTACCCTATTGATCAGGGGGCCAAATAAACATACGCTCATACAAATCAAGGATGCAGTAAGAGATGGGCTACGTGCTGTCAAAAATGCTATTGAGGATG GATGCGTAGTTGCAGGAGCTGGTGCATTAGAAGTGGCAATAGCTGATGCTCTTGTGAAACATAAGCCCAATGTAAAAGGAAGAGCCCAGTTTGGAGTTCAAGCCTTTGCTGATGCTCTGCTCATAATTCCTAAG GTTCTTGCGCAGAACTCTGGCTATGACCCCCAGGAAACACTAGTGAAAGTTCTGGCCGAATATGCAGGATCAGGACAACTTATTGGAGTTGATCTGAACACTG GTGAACCAATGGTGGCGGCGACAGCTGGAATTTGGGATAATTATAATGTCAAAAAACAACTACTTCATTCATG CACGGTGATCGCTAGCAACATTCTTTTGGTTGATGAAATTATGCGAGCTGGAATGTCGTCTCTCAAAGGTTGA
- the PSPH gene encoding phosphoserine phosphatase isoform X1, whose protein sequence is MQIFVITKVPRRMASLLELKEIFRNADAVCFDVDSTVIKEEGIDELAKFCGVGDAVAEMTRRAMGGSVTFKAALTARLGLIRPSCEQVQKLISEHPPQLTPGIRELVSRLQQRGIQVFLISGGFQSIVEHVALQVNIPTANVFANRLKFYFNGEYAGFDETQPTAESGGKGKVISHLKEEFHFKKVVMIGDGATDMEACPPADGFIGFGGNVIRKQVKEKAKWYITHFDELLKELEER, encoded by the exons ATGCAAATCTTCGTAATCAC GAAGGTTCCCAGAAGGATGgcctccctcctggagctgaaGGAAATCTTCCGCAATGCCGATGCAGTGTGCTTTGATGTGGATAGTACAGTCATCAAGGAAGAAGGAATTGATGAGCTGGCAAAGTTCTGTGGAGTTGGGGATGCTGTGGCAGAAAT GACACGGAGAGCTATGGGAGGCTCTGTGACATTCAAAGCTGCTTTAACGGCACGACTAGGACTTATACGTCCCTCCTGCGAGCAAGTGCAAAAACTAATTTCAGAACATCCTCCTCAGCTCACACCAGGGATAAG GGAGCTGGTAAGCAGGCTTCAGCAGCGAGGCATCCAAGTCTTCTTAATATCCGGAGGGTTTCAGAGCATTGTGGAGCATGTCGCTTTACAGGTGAACATTCCAACAGCAAACGTGTTTGCCAATAGGCTGAAGTTTTACTTTAATG GAGAATATGCAGGGTTTGATGAGACACAACCAACAGCTGAATCAGGTGGAAAAGGAAAGGTTATCAGTCATCTGAAGGAAGAGTTTCACTTTAAGAAGGTAGTTATGATTGGAGATGGAGCTACAGACATGGAGGCATGTCCCCCTGCG GACGGCTTCATTGGATTTGGAGGAAATGTAATCAGGAAACAAGTAAAGGAGAAAGCCAAATGGTACATCACTCACTTTGACGAACTGCTTAAAGAACTGGAAGAACGATAA
- the PSPH gene encoding phosphoserine phosphatase isoform X2, whose product MASLLELKEIFRNADAVCFDVDSTVIKEEGIDELAKFCGVGDAVAEMTRRAMGGSVTFKAALTARLGLIRPSCEQVQKLISEHPPQLTPGIRELVSRLQQRGIQVFLISGGFQSIVEHVALQVNIPTANVFANRLKFYFNGEYAGFDETQPTAESGGKGKVISHLKEEFHFKKVVMIGDGATDMEACPPADGFIGFGGNVIRKQVKEKAKWYITHFDELLKELEER is encoded by the exons ATGgcctccctcctggagctgaaGGAAATCTTCCGCAATGCCGATGCAGTGTGCTTTGATGTGGATAGTACAGTCATCAAGGAAGAAGGAATTGATGAGCTGGCAAAGTTCTGTGGAGTTGGGGATGCTGTGGCAGAAAT GACACGGAGAGCTATGGGAGGCTCTGTGACATTCAAAGCTGCTTTAACGGCACGACTAGGACTTATACGTCCCTCCTGCGAGCAAGTGCAAAAACTAATTTCAGAACATCCTCCTCAGCTCACACCAGGGATAAG GGAGCTGGTAAGCAGGCTTCAGCAGCGAGGCATCCAAGTCTTCTTAATATCCGGAGGGTTTCAGAGCATTGTGGAGCATGTCGCTTTACAGGTGAACATTCCAACAGCAAACGTGTTTGCCAATAGGCTGAAGTTTTACTTTAATG GAGAATATGCAGGGTTTGATGAGACACAACCAACAGCTGAATCAGGTGGAAAAGGAAAGGTTATCAGTCATCTGAAGGAAGAGTTTCACTTTAAGAAGGTAGTTATGATTGGAGATGGAGCTACAGACATGGAGGCATGTCCCCCTGCG GACGGCTTCATTGGATTTGGAGGAAATGTAATCAGGAAACAAGTAAAGGAGAAAGCCAAATGGTACATCACTCACTTTGACGAACTGCTTAAAGAACTGGAAGAACGATAA